One Candidatus Melainabacteria bacterium genomic window carries:
- a CDS encoding vanw family protein, which yields MSVYPEEHRNSIPTRQSAMIFRLKTHVLQTGRFVKNILDKAHVEHKIAPVDGDLTVVGESSTPLWTEIDPSERNLQLGKVQNLRTALRKLNGVRVPANQTFSFWAQLGAPTRARGYVAGRELREGCIVPSIAGGLCQLSNALYDAALQSGFEILERHAHSQVVPGSVAEHGRDATIFWNYVDLRFRSTQDFAIEAWMTDEKLIVRFRAAKPAPKLAAEPVKSMLAILPISDHSSPNSCMSCGVIDCFRSPKLSVLSPASRTAFLVDEYWPEFDAYIGQHKTANDCLMLPIDGTKFNKANYKWTTQGFAEYKEQRVFTALRSFESRSLAQQGAERQRALLKQQKRLAKAYARSIDYHITHLVVTQSLLPYLWDEGVLGGRTFDVLMTSLPLAKLHERLDGAQSMHPKSPTLGDFRADQSIVASETKALRQARRIITPHSEIASLFGDRAELLNWVMPEMKPQTKLGTKIVFPASTLGRKGAYELRDVALKMNLPVALVGPNLEGDDFWKGVKVERLNSDNWLDDAAMVVLPAWVEQRPRRLLEAISRGIPVIASRACGLEKIAQVKSVRTGDVAALCAAMKEGILERHSISTGCSSK from the coding sequence GTTGTTGGCGAGTCGTCAACTCCCCTCTGGACGGAGATAGATCCGTCCGAGCGGAATTTGCAATTGGGGAAGGTACAGAATCTGCGCACTGCTTTGCGGAAATTGAACGGCGTCAGAGTTCCTGCCAATCAGACTTTCAGCTTCTGGGCACAGCTTGGCGCACCGACTCGTGCTCGGGGATACGTCGCCGGTCGGGAATTGCGTGAGGGGTGCATCGTTCCCAGCATCGCTGGTGGGCTCTGCCAGCTTTCTAATGCGCTTTATGATGCTGCATTACAGTCTGGTTTCGAAATTTTGGAAAGACACGCACATTCTCAGGTGGTACCAGGTTCGGTGGCGGAGCATGGCAGAGATGCCACCATATTTTGGAACTATGTAGACCTGCGATTTCGTTCAACGCAAGATTTCGCCATCGAAGCCTGGATGACGGATGAAAAGCTGATTGTCAGATTTCGTGCCGCTAAACCCGCTCCGAAGCTCGCTGCCGAGCCTGTCAAATCGATGCTGGCCATTCTGCCGATTTCGGATCATTCTTCGCCGAACAGTTGCATGAGCTGTGGCGTCATCGATTGCTTCCGATCGCCGAAGCTATCTGTTCTTTCGCCTGCTAGTCGCACCGCGTTTCTTGTCGATGAATACTGGCCCGAGTTTGATGCATACATCGGTCAACACAAGACTGCAAACGATTGTTTGATGTTGCCTATCGACGGCACCAAATTCAACAAAGCTAATTACAAGTGGACTACGCAAGGGTTTGCCGAATACAAGGAACAGCGGGTCTTTACTGCTCTGCGTTCCTTCGAATCGCGTTCACTTGCCCAACAGGGTGCCGAGCGCCAGCGCGCGTTGCTTAAGCAACAGAAGCGTCTGGCAAAAGCTTATGCCAGATCAATCGATTACCACATTACGCATCTTGTCGTAACCCAGAGTCTATTGCCGTACTTGTGGGATGAAGGCGTTCTCGGGGGCCGCACTTTCGATGTTCTGATGACCAGTTTGCCGCTCGCTAAGTTGCACGAGCGTCTTGACGGTGCCCAGTCCATGCATCCTAAAAGCCCCACATTGGGTGATTTTAGGGCTGATCAATCGATTGTAGCGTCTGAGACGAAGGCTTTGCGTCAGGCTCGGCGCATCATCACACCGCATTCGGAAATTGCTTCACTGTTCGGTGACCGTGCTGAGCTGCTGAATTGGGTGATGCCTGAGATGAAGCCGCAGACAAAGTTGGGCACCAAAATTGTCTTTCCCGCATCGACGCTGGGGCGCAAGGGTGCTTACGAGCTGCGAGATGTGGCGCTTAAAATGAATTTGCCTGTTGCCCTTGTTGGACCAAATTTGGAAGGCGATGATTTCTGGAAAGGCGTAAAAGTTGAGCGACTGAACAGCGATAATTGGCTGGATGACGCTGCGATGGTGGTGCTGCCGGCATGGGTCGAACAAAGACCCCGCCGTTTGCTTGAAGCAATCAGTCGGGGTATTCCCGTAATAGCGTCACGAGCCTGTGGTCTGGAAAAAATAGCGCAGGTGAAGTCAGTGAGAACGGGTGACGTTGCAGCGTTGTGTGCGGCGATGAAAGAAGGAATTCTAGAGCGTCATTCGATATCGACAGGATGCTCTTCCAAGTAG
- a CDS encoding aspartate kinase has protein sequence MTDSNQSNSPALSAIRSTEQIELPASQRISVVKFGGSSVKNIARIQHVAEIVKTRLQEGPVLVVVSAMGDTTDYLLKLAHQASNRPDQRELDHLLATGEQISITLLAMVLRNMKIKASSYTAMQVGIFTENVHNKARIVDIRKQTLVESFRDNDVIVVAGFQGVTPNGDVTTLGRGGSDTTAVALAAALGLPECDIYTDVDGIYTADPRVIPKAQLLKRISYDEVVEMARLGAQVIHPRAVELSRQYNIKLRIRNTFKPEHNGTIIDGGEDMEVYRTVSGVAVDKDQASVCIMDVPDVPGIAGEIMQALANKNIVIDMIMQALYPTAGLNNMTFTVNSSDLDETIDALEKMTGRLGAKGVIFDNDIAKVSLIGSGMAGQPAVAAKLFTILGQNKINIKMISGSEKKLTCVVAATQADAAARVIHDAFGLGE, from the coding sequence ATGACGGACTCCAATCAGTCTAACAGCCCTGCATTGAGTGCTATCAGAAGCACCGAGCAAATCGAACTGCCCGCCAGCCAACGCATCAGTGTTGTTAAATTTGGCGGTTCATCCGTGAAGAACATCGCCCGTATTCAACACGTTGCAGAGATTGTAAAAACGCGCTTGCAAGAGGGTCCCGTCCTTGTTGTGGTTTCGGCAATGGGCGACACCACCGACTACCTTCTCAAACTGGCTCATCAAGCCTCAAATCGACCAGACCAGCGCGAGTTGGATCATCTTCTAGCGACAGGAGAGCAGATTTCCATAACTCTTCTGGCTATGGTGCTGCGCAACATGAAGATCAAAGCCAGCTCTTACACGGCCATGCAGGTCGGAATATTTACTGAAAACGTGCACAACAAGGCACGCATCGTCGACATCAGAAAACAAACTTTGGTGGAATCTTTCCGAGACAATGACGTTATAGTCGTCGCTGGTTTTCAGGGCGTCACTCCAAACGGCGACGTGACTACACTCGGTCGGGGCGGTTCCGACACGACAGCAGTGGCGCTGGCAGCCGCACTCGGCTTGCCTGAATGCGATATCTACACTGACGTCGATGGCATCTACACAGCTGACCCACGCGTCATACCGAAAGCACAATTATTGAAACGGATATCCTATGACGAAGTTGTAGAGATGGCGCGACTGGGCGCTCAAGTCATACATCCACGCGCTGTTGAATTATCACGCCAATACAATATCAAACTGAGAATTCGCAACACCTTTAAACCAGAACACAACGGCACCATCATTGACGGAGGAGAGGACATGGAGGTTTATCGCACAGTCAGCGGCGTTGCCGTTGATAAGGATCAAGCCAGTGTTTGCATCATGGACGTGCCCGACGTGCCTGGTATCGCGGGCGAGATCATGCAAGCCCTGGCCAACAAAAACATCGTCATCGACATGATCATGCAAGCACTGTATCCTACAGCTGGATTGAACAACATGACTTTCACGGTCAACTCCTCAGACCTTGATGAAACGATCGACGCGCTTGAGAAGATGACAGGACGTCTGGGTGCCAAGGGCGTCATCTTCGACAATGACATCGCCAAAGTCAGCTTGATCGGCAGCGGAATGGCCGGTCAGCCTGCCGTTGCGGCCAAGCTCTTCACGATTCTGGGACAAAACAAGATCAACATCAAAATGATTTCCGGAAGCGAAAAGAAACTGACCTGCGTTGTGGCAGCAACTCAGGCAGACGCAGCAGCACGAGTGATACATGATGCATTTGGATTGGGCGAATAG
- the thrB gene encoding homoserine kinase: MTLVASDLKPEMTDLVEKEIVVSVPASTANLGPGFDTLGLALTLHSKIKFKLLKKNDPSVPLITFGNDNSCALTTDKSNLAYRILGELWTDEKEKFDRMRLEITTDIPLGRGLGSSSTAILAAAYASHYFSKRPVDKSDLLRESCRYEGHADNLSASLFGGLTISSTHARSGKVVFQKLDWPRDWKTTVIVPTYELSTTRARAVMPKTIAMSDAVSNVQNTAMLVAAIARSDERLAREAMIDTLHEPYRLSLVPELGSLRRHLRNAPVIGIVLSGAGSSVMIVYHRRNETEISDLLKSWQSEQSDSPAILNLEVDHDGLQSV; this comes from the coding sequence GTGACCCTCGTTGCGTCTGATCTCAAACCAGAAATGACTGATCTCGTCGAAAAAGAAATTGTCGTCAGCGTGCCCGCCAGCACAGCCAACCTCGGACCCGGATTCGACACGCTTGGACTGGCGCTCACCCTGCATTCAAAAATCAAATTCAAGCTGCTTAAAAAAAATGATCCGAGCGTGCCTTTAATAACGTTCGGAAACGACAACAGTTGCGCACTGACGACCGACAAAAGCAATCTCGCCTATCGCATTCTAGGCGAACTCTGGACTGATGAAAAAGAAAAATTCGACCGCATGCGCCTGGAAATCACTACAGACATTCCACTTGGACGAGGGCTGGGAAGCAGCTCTACAGCCATTCTAGCCGCCGCCTATGCGTCCCACTACTTCAGCAAGCGACCTGTCGACAAATCAGACTTGTTACGCGAATCTTGTCGCTACGAAGGTCACGCTGACAATCTCTCCGCATCACTGTTCGGCGGGTTGACTATTTCCAGCACACACGCGCGATCGGGTAAAGTGGTTTTTCAAAAACTCGATTGGCCACGAGATTGGAAAACAACGGTGATTGTGCCGACCTACGAACTCTCCACCACCAGAGCGAGGGCAGTAATGCCCAAGACCATTGCAATGTCAGATGCGGTATCTAACGTACAGAACACCGCCATGCTGGTGGCTGCCATAGCGCGCAGCGATGAACGACTGGCTCGTGAAGCCATGATCGACACTTTGCACGAACCTTATCGACTTTCACTCGTTCCTGAACTCGGATCGCTGCGACGGCATCTCCGCAACGCACCGGTGATCGGCATCGTTTTGAGCGGTGCAGGTTCTTCGGTAATGATTGTCTACCATCGGCGCAACGAAACAGAGATTAGCGATCTGCTTAAATCGTGGCAGTCGGAACAGTCAGACAGTCCGGCAATTTTAAATTTGGAGGTGGACCATGACGGACTCCAATCAGTCTAA
- a CDS encoding threonine synthase yields the protein MAKPIALIEKYREFLPITAETPIISLGEGNTPLVKAVNLPKHLGFPELQIHFKLEGLNPTGSFKDRGMTLAMSKAVEEGATAVICASTGNTSASAAAFATKAGLPCYVLLPAGKVALGKLAQAILYGARVVPLDGNFDQALDLVRELGEKCNITIVNSINPYRLEGQKTAGLEVIEQLEGAPDYLCIPVGNAGNISAYWRGFKLGKSSGRSNTLPKMCGFEAAGSAAIVHKRIFENPETIATAIRIGNPASWKEAERAASESEGFIDEVTDDEILDAYQLVARTEGIFCEPSSAASLAGLIKSLKKGTISGEGTAVCVLTGNGLKDPDTPLKVSKVDLTPVPATFQALKEVLRL from the coding sequence ATGGCTAAACCAATTGCACTGATTGAAAAATATCGCGAATTTCTTCCCATTACGGCTGAAACTCCCATCATCTCGCTGGGCGAAGGTAATACGCCGCTGGTGAAAGCGGTAAATCTTCCCAAACATCTGGGTTTTCCTGAGCTCCAGATCCACTTCAAACTGGAAGGTCTCAATCCGACCGGCAGCTTCAAAGACAGAGGTATGACCCTGGCAATGTCCAAGGCCGTGGAAGAAGGAGCCACCGCCGTTATTTGCGCCTCCACGGGCAACACAAGTGCGTCAGCTGCAGCTTTCGCGACTAAGGCCGGACTGCCGTGTTACGTGCTTCTGCCTGCCGGCAAAGTCGCACTCGGCAAACTCGCCCAGGCGATACTTTACGGCGCGCGTGTCGTTCCCCTGGATGGCAACTTCGACCAGGCTCTCGATTTAGTCAGAGAACTCGGTGAAAAGTGCAACATCACTATCGTCAACTCGATCAATCCATATAGACTCGAAGGTCAAAAGACTGCAGGTCTCGAGGTTATCGAGCAACTTGAAGGCGCGCCGGATTATCTCTGCATTCCAGTAGGCAATGCCGGGAATATCAGTGCGTACTGGCGAGGCTTCAAACTCGGAAAATCAAGCGGACGCTCGAACACACTGCCAAAAATGTGTGGATTCGAAGCGGCCGGCTCGGCGGCAATCGTGCACAAGAGAATTTTCGAGAACCCGGAAACAATTGCCACAGCGATTCGCATAGGCAATCCTGCCAGCTGGAAAGAAGCTGAGCGAGCAGCGTCTGAATCTGAAGGGTTCATAGACGAAGTCACCGACGACGAAATTCTCGATGCTTATCAGTTAGTTGCTCGTACTGAAGGCATCTTCTGTGAGCCCTCGAGTGCGGCAAGCCTTGCCGGACTGATCAAAAGCCTCAAAAAAGGCACCATATCTGGTGAGGGAACCGCTGTCTGCGTTTTAACTGGTAATGGTCTGAAAGACCCCGACACGCCGCTGAAAGTGAGCAAAGTCGACTTAACCCCTGTACCGGCTACGTTCCAGGCATTGAAGGAGGTTCTAAGATTGTGA
- a CDS encoding homoserine dehydrogenase, with amino-acid sequence MGRVVVGMIGLGTVGTGVVRLLEQQRHLTLKKVAVKELQKERTVRPACPVTTDVAEVIDDPEIEILIEVMGGEQPALDYIKRAIDKRKHIVTANKEVLAKHGPELFQLAKQKGVAIFFEASVAGGVPLISTISKGLEANKFSCVTGILNGTTNFILSKMEEDKESYAAALEKAQSLGFAEADPTNDVDGHDVAYKLSILSALSYQRFAKPTEIYREGIRAVSAEDMAQAQEFGYRIKLVGSTRRADKGAIDVRVHPMLVPLNHALASVSGSNNGIVVSGDAVGEIVMVGPGAGQMPTASAIVGDTINLASALQLPDFATYFQPEIEPEWAVTAAPGDWSCPFYLRFDVNDTPGVIGRIGTIFGEHKISIQSIFQRGVEESGARIVIFTHEVKNSQMETALAELAKCDFLRKLESKIRIFQPAGR; translated from the coding sequence ATGGGTAGAGTTGTAGTTGGAATGATTGGTCTGGGTACCGTAGGTACCGGCGTAGTGCGTTTGCTTGAACAGCAGCGCCACTTGACTTTGAAGAAAGTCGCAGTAAAAGAGTTGCAAAAGGAACGCACGGTTCGCCCTGCCTGCCCGGTGACCACAGACGTCGCGGAAGTTATTGACGACCCCGAGATCGAAATTCTCATTGAGGTCATGGGCGGCGAACAACCAGCGCTCGACTACATCAAACGCGCCATCGACAAACGCAAACATATTGTCACAGCCAACAAAGAAGTACTTGCAAAGCACGGACCGGAGCTCTTTCAGTTAGCCAAACAGAAAGGCGTGGCTATATTTTTCGAAGCTTCAGTCGCAGGCGGCGTGCCCTTGATTTCCACAATCAGCAAAGGGCTGGAAGCCAACAAGTTCTCATGCGTTACAGGCATTTTGAACGGAACGACCAATTTCATTCTTTCCAAAATGGAAGAGGACAAAGAAAGTTACGCGGCGGCACTGGAGAAAGCCCAGTCGTTGGGCTTTGCCGAAGCCGACCCGACTAATGATGTGGACGGACACGACGTCGCATACAAATTATCGATTCTGTCAGCGCTTTCCTACCAACGATTTGCAAAGCCCACGGAAATCTATCGCGAAGGGATTCGCGCCGTCTCGGCTGAAGATATGGCTCAGGCTCAAGAATTCGGATATCGCATCAAACTGGTGGGCAGCACCCGCCGAGCCGACAAAGGCGCAATTGACGTGCGCGTACATCCTATGTTGGTGCCGCTCAATCATGCTCTCGCGTCCGTATCGGGCTCGAACAACGGCATCGTAGTATCAGGCGACGCCGTCGGCGAAATCGTCATGGTCGGTCCCGGTGCCGGTCAGATGCCGACCGCTTCTGCCATCGTGGGAGACACCATCAATCTGGCCAGCGCATTGCAACTGCCTGACTTTGCCACTTACTTCCAACCGGAAATAGAACCGGAATGGGCCGTCACAGCCGCGCCAGGTGACTGGAGCTGCCCATTTTACCTGCGTTTCGACGTCAACGACACGCCCGGCGTCATCGGTCGCATTGGCACCATATTTGGTGAACACAAAATCAGCATTCAGAGTATTTTTCAACGCGGCGTAGAAGAATCAGGCGCAAGAATCGTCATATTCACCCACGAAGTGAAGAACTCGCAAATGGAAACCGCCCTTGCCGAGCTGGCTAAGTGTGATTTCCTGCGCAAACTGGAAAGTAAGATTCGCATTTTTCAACCGGCAGGTCGCTAA
- a CDS encoding type III polyketide synthase: MSSTIIGLGTALPDAIVSQEDALVLAKDLCCQTPRQMRVLEEVYLKSGVQKRSTVLQAQLDQHPEANFFQPLSTACDTGPSTAERMAIYETKAGPLATRACMEALNDARLNAKEITHLVTVSCTGFFAPGFDIQLVKTLSLTPDVQRTHIGFMGCHGALNALRAANGYCSESENNIVLICATEICSMHFQYGWSKDLVVSNALFADGSAALVLTGNRTMANRDNRAPCMYADAASYVIPNTENIMSWKIGNNGFVMSLDKTVAEIIETNLPRFMETWLRKNNLSIDQISGWAVHPGGPRILEAVANALNLPADSLEASRQILSECGNMSSPTVLFILKHLLRSGQKPPYVVLGFGPGLTIEAALIA, from the coding sequence ATGTCGTCAACAATAATCGGTTTGGGAACAGCACTACCAGACGCAATAGTCAGTCAGGAAGATGCTCTTGTGCTGGCAAAAGATCTGTGCTGCCAGACGCCACGACAAATGCGCGTTCTGGAAGAAGTATATCTAAAGTCAGGTGTGCAGAAACGCTCCACAGTACTGCAAGCGCAACTCGATCAACACCCTGAAGCGAATTTCTTTCAACCACTCAGCACCGCATGTGATACTGGTCCATCCACGGCCGAGCGAATGGCAATCTATGAAACCAAAGCTGGACCTCTGGCTACAAGAGCCTGCATGGAAGCTCTAAACGATGCTCGACTGAACGCGAAAGAAATCACACATCTAGTCACAGTGTCTTGCACTGGTTTCTTCGCTCCCGGTTTTGACATTCAACTGGTTAAAACTCTGTCCCTCACCCCAGATGTGCAGCGCACGCATATTGGCTTCATGGGCTGCCACGGAGCGCTTAACGCTCTGCGCGCAGCCAATGGCTATTGTTCAGAATCAGAGAATAACATTGTGCTTATTTGTGCGACAGAAATTTGTTCGATGCACTTCCAGTACGGCTGGTCAAAAGATCTGGTCGTTTCAAACGCACTATTTGCAGATGGTTCGGCTGCACTGGTGCTGACCGGAAATCGCACCATGGCAAATCGGGATAATAGGGCGCCCTGCATGTATGCCGACGCCGCATCATATGTAATACCAAACACAGAAAATATCATGAGCTGGAAAATTGGAAATAACGGTTTCGTTATGAGTCTGGACAAAACTGTCGCCGAGATTATCGAAACCAACCTGCCTAGATTCATGGAGACATGGCTCAGAAAGAACAACCTCAGCATCGACCAGATCAGCGGCTGGGCCGTTCATCCCGGCGGTCCACGTATCCTTGAAGCAGTGGCAAACGCACTCAATTTGCCGGCTGATTCTCTTGAAGCATCAAGACAAATCCTCTCGGAGTGCGGCAACATGTCATCGCCAACGGTGCTCTTTATCCTCAAACACCTGCTAAGAAGCGGGCAAAAGCCTCCCTATGTGGTGCTGGGATTCGGTCCCGGGCTGACCATCGAGGCAGCACTGATCGCCTGA
- a CDS encoding NAD(P)/FAD-dependent oxidoreductase, protein MPDFNTARSPLDIGKEWDAIVIGAGPSGALAAYLLAQKFNKVLLVDKAKFPRSKVCGCCINLAAVNILESCSLGYILQDQNAVSLSKLKLFEKEQQANVQLPGGFSLSRSQFDNALTNAAIRSGVTFLSETTATVLQTTPSERIVQLQNGYAKETFSAKVVLVADGLGGHSLNQINELDFVTEATSRFGCGTIIDEGPDFYEPGCIYMVCAHDGYVGLVRLEDGRIDVAAALDRQYSRKYGGPAAACIEIIKSSRLPVPEALMTAQWNGTESLTRRRKEIAAERIFVIGDACGYAEPFTGEGIAWALTSAVGVADLAAEAINCWSPYLIRKWQQKHETMLSFRQKRSRLIAHALRKDAIRRCALPLIASFPALANLVIQDVSRKVTIPAADGEIRAELCRQQ, encoded by the coding sequence ATGCCTGACTTCAATACGGCACGATCACCGCTCGACATCGGCAAAGAGTGGGACGCCATTGTCATTGGCGCAGGACCATCCGGCGCGCTGGCAGCTTATCTCCTGGCACAGAAATTCAACAAAGTTCTTCTTGTCGATAAAGCAAAATTTCCACGATCAAAAGTATGTGGTTGTTGCATCAATTTAGCCGCAGTCAATATTCTCGAAAGCTGTTCCCTCGGTTATATCCTGCAAGACCAAAATGCAGTTTCACTGTCAAAACTAAAATTATTCGAGAAAGAGCAACAGGCCAACGTGCAACTTCCGGGCGGCTTTTCTCTATCCAGAAGCCAATTCGACAACGCCCTTACAAACGCTGCAATAAGAAGTGGTGTCACTTTCCTTTCCGAAACCACGGCAACCGTCCTGCAGACAACACCATCGGAAAGAATAGTTCAATTACAGAACGGCTACGCGAAAGAGACCTTCAGCGCCAAAGTAGTACTTGTAGCCGATGGACTGGGAGGTCACTCGCTTAACCAGATTAACGAGCTGGATTTCGTCACTGAAGCCACTTCCCGATTCGGATGCGGAACAATAATCGATGAAGGACCAGATTTCTATGAGCCGGGATGCATCTACATGGTCTGCGCACACGATGGCTATGTCGGACTGGTAAGACTGGAAGACGGGCGTATAGATGTGGCTGCGGCGCTTGACAGACAATATTCCAGAAAGTACGGTGGTCCGGCTGCGGCTTGCATCGAAATCATCAAAAGCAGCCGCTTGCCAGTGCCCGAAGCTCTGATGACCGCACAGTGGAACGGCACTGAGTCACTGACCCGCAGGCGCAAAGAAATAGCAGCAGAACGTATATTCGTCATAGGCGACGCTTGTGGATATGCCGAACCTTTCACCGGTGAAGGCATCGCATGGGCGCTCACATCGGCGGTTGGAGTAGCCGATCTCGCGGCAGAAGCAATCAACTGCTGGTCGCCTTACTTGATTCGCAAGTGGCAACAGAAGCATGAAACGATGTTGTCTTTTCGACAGAAGAGAAGCCGCCTCATCGCTCACGCATTGCGAAAAGACGCAATCAGGCGTTGTGCACTACCGCTAATCGCCTCGTTTCCGGCACTGGCGAATCTAGTTATTCAGGACGTAAGCCGCAAGGTAACCATACCTGCAGCTGATGGGGAAATAAGGGCAGAGCTATGTCGTCAACAATAA
- a CDS encoding methyltransferase domain-containing protein, which yields MLTRKRVAELMDDPALDYSSHAEALKGLERLNFFSTSAASLWEQISPLAKQNADGTPLRILDIATGGGDIPVALYKTAIAAKLNVAITGSDVSPSSIKYASSYAKEKGAAIEFIQLNALQDQIPPGFDVVMTNLFTHHLDPSDVTDLLKKMSVAAKQLVLVNDLVRSEISYALVWLATRLFSRSPIVHYDGPVSVRGSYTSSELLEMAEQAGLKGSVVNQCPPCRQTLTWKRHA from the coding sequence ATGCTAACCCGCAAACGCGTGGCTGAACTTATGGATGATCCTGCGCTCGATTATTCGAGCCATGCGGAAGCTCTAAAAGGTCTCGAACGTCTCAATTTCTTCAGCACAAGTGCTGCTTCGCTGTGGGAGCAAATAAGCCCTCTGGCAAAGCAAAATGCTGACGGCACGCCTCTGCGCATCCTCGACATCGCCACTGGAGGCGGTGACATTCCGGTTGCCCTCTACAAAACAGCAATTGCGGCAAAGCTAAATGTGGCAATCACAGGGTCCGACGTCAGCCCATCATCGATAAAATACGCCAGCTCGTACGCAAAAGAGAAAGGTGCTGCAATTGAATTCATTCAGCTCAACGCTCTTCAAGATCAGATTCCGCCAGGATTCGATGTAGTTATGACAAACTTGTTTACTCACCACCTGGACCCTTCCGACGTAACCGATTTGCTCAAAAAAATGTCAGTTGCGGCAAAGCAATTGGTGCTCGTCAACGATCTGGTACGCAGCGAGATATCTTACGCGCTCGTCTGGCTTGCAACGCGCTTGTTCAGTCGATCACCGATTGTGCACTATGACGGTCCCGTCTCTGTGCGTGGCTCATATACAAGCTCCGAATTACTCGAGATGGCAGAGCAAGCCGGTCTCAAAGGAAGCGTTGTGAATCAATGTCCCCCCTGTCGACAAACACTCACCTGGAAGCGTCATGCCTGA
- a CDS encoding DMT family transporter encodes MGAVNPVLLALLSAALFGASAPAGKAVIASFSPFQLAGLLYLGAALGALPVVLKQHKGKRFGVPQSARAKLLGALICGGCAAPAYMFSLTLAPASTVAMYLCLESPFTALLAALFFKEHIGKLGLLGVLGTTAAAALLSSGQGAAGFFAALAAAAACLLWSLDNNLTAIMDGITPVEFTFWKGLVAGSVNFALGCLVQPLTASGAALFGAITTGVLCYGLSITFYIAAAQKLGAMRSQSIFSSAPFWGVGIAAVFLGERLTGIQLAAAGILIASIFALLRDQHSHSHVHEAVSHVHEHSHDDGHHNHVHEGEPTSLRHSHMHEHEVMEHSHPHLPDLHHRHSH; translated from the coding sequence GTGGGCGCCGTGAATCCCGTTTTGTTAGCTTTGCTGTCCGCTGCGCTCTTCGGCGCTTCAGCGCCTGCCGGGAAGGCTGTAATCGCATCATTCTCGCCTTTTCAGCTGGCCGGGCTCTTGTACCTGGGCGCTGCTCTGGGAGCACTCCCGGTCGTTTTGAAGCAGCATAAAGGGAAAAGGTTCGGGGTGCCTCAATCTGCTCGGGCTAAGCTTCTTGGTGCGCTCATCTGTGGCGGCTGCGCCGCTCCCGCTTATATGTTTTCTCTCACGCTCGCTCCCGCTTCGACTGTGGCTATGTATCTTTGCCTGGAATCACCATTTACAGCTTTGCTGGCGGCGCTCTTTTTCAAGGAGCACATTGGTAAGCTCGGATTACTGGGTGTTCTGGGCACCACCGCAGCGGCTGCTCTTCTCTCTTCAGGGCAGGGTGCCGCTGGTTTCTTTGCTGCACTGGCTGCTGCTGCGGCTTGTTTGCTCTGGTCTCTCGACAATAATTTGACAGCCATTATGGATGGTATCACGCCTGTTGAGTTTACCTTTTGGAAGGGACTGGTCGCCGGTAGCGTCAACTTCGCTCTGGGCTGTCTTGTTCAGCCTTTGACTGCTTCCGGTGCGGCTTTGTTTGGTGCCATTACCACTGGTGTTCTCTGTTATGGCTTGAGTATTACTTTCTATATCGCTGCCGCGCAAAAGTTGGGCGCGATGCGCTCACAGAGTATCTTTTCGAGTGCTCCCTTCTGGGGCGTCGGGATAGCTGCCGTTTTTCTAGGCGAGCGATTGACTGGAATTCAACTAGCCGCTGCGGGAATTTTGATCGCTTCGATTTTTGCGTTGTTGCGAGACCAGCACAGTCATAGTCATGTTCATGAAGCTGTGTCGCACGTTCACGAGCATAGCCATGACGACGGTCATCACAATCATGTCCACGAGGGAGAACCTACTTCATTGCGCCATTCGCACATGCACGAGCATGAAGTCATGGAGCATAGTCATCCGCACCTTCCCGACTTGCATCATCGACATTCTCATTAG